From a region of the Natronogracilivirga saccharolytica genome:
- a CDS encoding inorganic phosphate transporter encodes MEWIFLISGLFLGWSLGANDGANIFGTAVGTRMVRFSTAALVSTIFVILGAVLSGAGTTETLGQLGAVNALAGSFTVALMAGFTVTVMTRMKLPVSTSQAVVGAILGWNLFTGSPTDYKALAEIVGTWIFSPILAGIFAIGLYLLAKKYLGSAKIHMLQMDAWTRMGLIVVGAFGAYSLGANNIANVMGMFVFANPFETVTIGGLLDFTSTQQLFLIGSAAIGVGIYTYSYRVMTTVGNDIFKLTPLLALIVVLAKSLVLFVFASQGIERFLLSIGLPALPLVPVSSSQAIIGAILGVAIAKGRTGINYAVVGRIASGWVITPVIAAALCFVALFFVQNVFEQEVVKKQGIDLQTSVLQEKAEWRPVPENTFVIEHAGMNDKKEIRCSTGFPRSIKEFQHKNGTGERPLVLSSIKRSPLTTGVSPADEFADSGSYNTINK; translated from the coding sequence ATGGAATGGATCTTTTTAATTAGCGGGTTATTTCTCGGCTGGTCGCTGGGAGCCAATGACGGTGCCAATATTTTTGGTACCGCCGTCGGGACCCGTATGGTCCGTTTCAGTACAGCAGCGTTGGTTTCCACCATATTCGTAATTCTTGGAGCCGTGTTAAGCGGGGCCGGGACTACCGAAACACTGGGTCAGCTCGGAGCCGTGAATGCTCTCGCAGGATCCTTTACCGTTGCACTGATGGCCGGATTTACCGTAACGGTAATGACGCGCATGAAACTTCCGGTTTCTACCTCCCAGGCTGTAGTAGGTGCCATTCTGGGCTGGAACCTGTTTACCGGTTCTCCGACCGACTACAAAGCGCTGGCTGAAATTGTGGGAACCTGGATATTCTCACCGATTCTGGCCGGAATATTTGCCATCGGGCTCTACCTGCTTGCCAAAAAATATCTGGGCTCGGCCAAAATCCACATGCTGCAGATGGATGCCTGGACACGCATGGGGTTGATTGTTGTAGGTGCTTTCGGGGCTTACAGTCTCGGAGCCAACAATATTGCGAACGTGATGGGGATGTTCGTGTTTGCCAATCCTTTTGAAACGGTGACCATCGGTGGTTTACTGGACTTCACCAGCACGCAGCAGCTGTTTCTCATTGGTTCGGCGGCAATCGGGGTCGGAATTTACACCTACTCCTACCGGGTGATGACAACGGTAGGCAACGATATTTTCAAGCTTACCCCCTTGCTGGCACTGATAGTTGTGCTGGCCAAATCTCTGGTGCTTTTTGTCTTCGCCTCACAGGGCATTGAAAGGTTTCTTTTATCAATCGGGCTGCCGGCGTTACCGCTTGTACCGGTATCAAGCTCACAAGCCATAATCGGCGCCATTCTGGGTGTGGCTATTGCGAAAGGGAGGACCGGAATCAACTACGCGGTAGTCGGCCGCATTGCTTCCGGATGGGTTATAACACCGGTTATTGCCGCGGCCCTGTGTTTTGTGGCACTTTTCTTCGTTCAAAATGTATTTGAACAGGAGGTCGTGAAAAAACAGGGGATTGACCTTCAGACCTCTGTGCTGCAGGAAAAGGCAGAGTGGCGCCCTGTTCCGGAAAATACATTCGTAATTGAACATGCCGGTATGAACGATAAAAAAGAGATCCGGTGCAGTACCGGTTTTCCCCGAAGCATTAAAGAGTTTCAGCACAAAAACGGTACCGGCGAGCGACCGTTGGTTCTGAGCAGTATTAAACGCTCGCCACTAACAACCGGAGTTTCTCCTGCAGATGAATTTGCAGATTCCGGGTCGTACAACACTATTAATAAATGA
- a CDS encoding DUF47 domain-containing protein: MAQLFTKHKQIEGEIDDFLDMIVEGGLLFKKGVQFYLHGRKDEFEGRLSELRSLEKQADTLRRNVETKLYLRTLIPEFRGDVLGLLEHSDAVLNKITDTLLEFSVEIPETLEDLNELHEDLAFNAIEASENMVKAIRAYFRDLSAVRDNIKQVQFSREETNRIAEKYKRDLFQRTNLRLSHKIHLRYFAHNIEQIADEAEDVCDRLAIAAIKRYI; the protein is encoded by the coding sequence ATGGCTCAGCTATTTACCAAACACAAACAGATTGAAGGTGAAATTGACGACTTTCTTGATATGATAGTAGAGGGAGGTCTGCTGTTCAAGAAAGGTGTACAATTTTATCTGCACGGCAGAAAAGATGAATTTGAAGGACGACTCAGCGAGCTGAGAAGTCTCGAAAAACAGGCCGATACGCTGCGGAGAAATGTGGAGACCAAACTGTACCTGCGAACGCTCATTCCCGAGTTCCGTGGCGATGTCCTGGGTCTGCTCGAACATTCCGACGCTGTTCTGAACAAGATTACCGATACCCTTCTTGAGTTTTCCGTCGAGATTCCTGAAACCCTCGAAGATCTCAACGAACTTCACGAAGATCTGGCATTTAATGCCATTGAGGCATCGGAAAATATGGTGAAAGCCATCCGGGCCTATTTCCGGGATCTGTCCGCAGTAAGGGACAATATCAAGCAGGTTCAGTTTTCACGCGAGGAGACCAACCGGATCGCCGAAAAATACAAGCGTGACCTGTTTCAGCGAACCAATCTGCGCCTGAGTCACAAAATCCACCTCAGGTACTTTGCACATAATATCGAGCAGATTGCCGATGAAGCTGAGGATGTCTGCGACCGTCTGGCTATAGCTGCAATTAAACGCTACATATAG
- a CDS encoding OprO/OprP family phosphate-selective porin, translated as MLHSKQKNSQIPWLQAIVVAFVMTGLLYQPAFATDADEKKPETKEATEEKAEEAADEHDEDVPQAAIDMHPELEYDPTTPLEWQEVIIRPHKFAIASSDGKHRIGIRGRLQTDVAYNLFDSNDTVNRAEFGDERTAHYGTWHRRIRMGMLGVMYNRWEWQVEPEFRDTEVRFANLYMAYLFDHGRLAFGHFKEPFSMESHTSSRRITFLERAAPVDALRPSSSRSIGLMYETLRPGWYLGGGIFGGNTWGAQERERDINEGWATTFRGSFAPLDDQSQALFVHLGGSFQHRENAYGRGDDLSVDGDGEEMVKGYMPVRKRTRTGQRAAEVRFVGRHDLEGIKHHQTYALEAATGYERLTLQGEYLWANFNRPDDLTVDNFAGELEEAEIDNVEWLDYYDETVTQSGWYIEGTFFLSNDRRTYRSFSGDFGNQYVSSPVSEGGAGAWMLTARYAHMNGYTDQYAVDADGNHLFDEDLFEGDQYAGGQKVDRFTLGLNWFPETGIVTKLNVMYMDGRYQKPVENLAGDPEVRSTKGWSFALRFQYEW; from the coding sequence ATGTTACATTCAAAACAAAAAAACAGCCAGATTCCCTGGTTGCAGGCAATTGTAGTTGCATTTGTGATGACCGGTCTGCTTTATCAGCCGGCTTTTGCCACAGATGCTGATGAAAAGAAACCGGAAACAAAAGAAGCAACAGAAGAAAAAGCCGAAGAAGCAGCAGATGAGCATGACGAAGATGTTCCGCAAGCGGCAATTGACATGCATCCGGAACTGGAATATGATCCCACCACTCCGCTTGAGTGGCAGGAAGTCATTATCCGCCCGCACAAATTTGCCATCGCCAGCTCGGATGGAAAGCACAGAATCGGTATTCGCGGTCGTCTCCAGACAGACGTGGCCTATAACCTGTTTGACAGCAACGATACCGTTAACCGGGCCGAGTTTGGTGATGAGCGTACCGCACATTACGGAACCTGGCACCGGCGTATTCGAATGGGTATGCTCGGTGTAATGTATAACCGCTGGGAATGGCAGGTGGAACCCGAGTTCCGTGATACAGAAGTGCGATTTGCCAACCTGTATATGGCCTATCTGTTTGATCATGGTCGTCTGGCATTCGGTCACTTCAAAGAGCCCTTCAGCATGGAAAGCCATACCAGCTCAAGAAGAATCACCTTCCTCGAGCGCGCCGCTCCTGTTGATGCGCTTCGTCCCAGCAGCAGCCGTTCAATCGGTCTGATGTATGAGACCCTCCGTCCGGGATGGTATCTTGGTGGTGGAATTTTTGGCGGCAATACCTGGGGCGCACAGGAACGCGAACGGGACATCAACGAAGGATGGGCCACAACGTTCCGGGGAAGTTTTGCACCGCTTGATGATCAGTCACAGGCGCTGTTTGTCCACCTTGGCGGTAGCTTCCAGCATCGCGAGAACGCCTATGGACGTGGGGATGACCTGTCGGTAGACGGTGACGGAGAAGAAATGGTCAAAGGATACATGCCGGTACGAAAGCGTACCAGAACGGGGCAGCGCGCCGCTGAGGTTCGCTTTGTAGGCCGTCATGATCTTGAAGGGATCAAGCACCATCAAACCTATGCACTCGAAGCTGCAACGGGTTATGAAAGACTGACACTTCAGGGTGAGTATCTGTGGGCCAATTTCAACCGTCCGGATGACCTCACGGTTGATAATTTTGCCGGAGAACTGGAAGAAGCAGAAATCGATAATGTGGAATGGCTGGACTATTACGACGAAACCGTTACACAAAGCGGATGGTACATCGAAGGCACGTTCTTCCTGAGCAACGACCGCCGGACCTATCGCTCATTCAGCGGTGACTTTGGCAACCAGTACGTCAGCAGTCCGGTATCTGAAGGCGGAGCCGGAGCCTGGATGCTTACTGCCCGTTATGCGCATATGAACGGCTATACCGATCAGTATGCTGTTGATGCTGATGGAAATCACCTGTTTGATGAAGATCTTTTTGAGGGTGATCAGTATGCCGGCGGACAGAAGGTTGACCGCTTTACTCTGGGACTGAACTGGTTCCCCGAGACGGGAATTGTTACAAAGCTGAATGTCATGTACATGGACGGACGCTATCAGAAGCCCGTTGAGAACCTCGCAGGCGATCCTGAAGTGCGGAGCACGAAAGGATGGTCCTTCGCTCTCAGATTCCAGTATGAGTGGTAA
- a CDS encoding M48 family metallopeptidase has translation MKKPLLQLFLSILVIAGIWYGLSRIDFLGETTTESIGRETEKKLGELLLKQLELQHPRSANDSLLSVIENIHRELCDSNGVDPESIDIHLFDSSVINAAVIPGRNIIIFTGLLDYTENADEFAGVLAHELAHITENHVMERLQREFGITLLMTLSGMDAGTEIISNVLRILTTTAYSRQHEREADEKAFEYMVETGWDPAHLANFLLRISTKTRDGVTAPQWIQTHPDPRDRAAAIIEKSNKLSLDEDAFRPVSDSDWQSLVSQ, from the coding sequence ATGAAAAAACCGCTGCTTCAGCTATTCCTGTCGATACTGGTGATTGCCGGAATCTGGTATGGCCTGAGCCGGATTGATTTTCTCGGTGAGACCACCACCGAATCGATTGGCAGGGAGACCGAAAAAAAGCTTGGGGAACTCCTGCTCAAACAGCTTGAGCTTCAGCATCCGCGTTCCGCCAATGACTCACTATTGTCCGTCATCGAGAATATTCACCGGGAACTGTGCGACTCCAACGGTGTCGACCCGGAGTCCATTGACATTCATTTGTTTGACAGTTCTGTGATCAATGCCGCCGTTATTCCCGGACGCAACATCATCATATTCACCGGACTGCTGGATTATACCGAAAATGCGGATGAATTTGCCGGTGTTCTTGCTCACGAGCTGGCCCATATCACCGAAAATCATGTCATGGAGCGTTTGCAAAGAGAGTTCGGCATTACCTTGCTGATGACACTCAGCGGCATGGATGCGGGCACGGAAATCATATCCAATGTATTGCGGATTCTCACCACAACAGCGTACAGCAGGCAGCATGAAAGGGAGGCCGATGAAAAGGCGTTTGAATACATGGTTGAGACCGGATGGGACCCTGCCCATCTTGCCAATTTTCTGCTTCGCATCTCAACCAAAACACGTGACGGCGTAACAGCTCCCCAGTGGATTCAGACCCATCCGGATCCGCGGGACAGGGCTGCGGCAATCATCGAAAAGAGCAACAAGCTGTCGTTGGATGAAGATGCATTCCGTCCGGTGTCGGACAGTGACTGGCAGTCTCTTGTGAGCCAGTAA